A genomic region of Leptotrichia massiliensis contains the following coding sequences:
- a CDS encoding YbaB/EbfC family nucleoid-associated protein, whose amino-acid sequence MVRKIKGAGNKSGGNQQDIIKQAQVMQQEMLKIQEGLKDKFVETSVAGGGITVKANGQKKIVDLSISLDVLKDAIEENDATIVSDLIVNAVNEILDKAEEMAEKEMEVVTGGVSIPGLF is encoded by the coding sequence ATGGTTAGAAAAATAAAAGGAGCAGGAAATAAATCTGGTGGAAATCAACAGGATATAATCAAACAAGCTCAAGTAATGCAACAAGAAATGTTAAAAATTCAAGAAGGATTAAAAGATAAATTTGTAGAAACATCTGTTGCTGGTGGAGGAATTACTGTAAAAGCAAACGGACAGAAAAAAATTGTAGATTTATCAATTTCATTGGATGTATTAAAAGATGCAATTGAAGAAAATGATGCAACAATTGTTTCAGACTTAATTGTAAACGCAGTAAATGAAATCTTGGATAAAGCTGAAGAAATGGCTGAAAAAGAAATGGAAGTAGTTACTGGTGGAGTAAGTATTCCAGGATTATTCTAA